The following proteins come from a genomic window of Paramicrobacterium humi:
- the dnaB gene encoding replicative DNA helicase, translating to MSIAHLGIGDEAPSDSERSFERTPPHDLLAEQSTLGGMMLSKDAVADVVETVRGADFYIPKHEIIFEALLSLYSHGEPTDVIAVTDELIKQGELQRAGGADYLHTLTSLVPTAANAGFYASIVAERALLRRLVEAGTRIVQMGYSGEGEVLDLVNNAQAEIYSVTGNESAEDYVPLTTAVDAAIDEIEAAKNRDGSMTGVPTGFSGLDQLTNGLHPGQMIIIAARPALGKSTLALDFARAAAIKHNMPTIFFSLEMGRSEIAMRLMSAEGSVPLQNMRKGTLDARDWTTIASIRGKINDAPLYIDDSPNMTLVEIRAKCRRLKQRVGLKMVVIDYLQLMTSGKRVESRQQEVSEFSRALKLLAKELGVPVIALSQLNRGPEQRQDKKPALSDLRESGSIEQDADMVVLLHRESAYEKDNPRAGEADLIVAKHRNGPTDTVTVAFQGHFSRFTDMAPV from the coding sequence GTGTCAATCGCTCATCTTGGTATCGGAGACGAAGCCCCGAGCGACAGCGAGCGTTCATTCGAACGGACGCCTCCGCATGACCTCCTCGCCGAGCAGTCCACTCTCGGCGGCATGATGCTCTCCAAAGATGCCGTCGCCGACGTCGTCGAGACCGTCCGCGGCGCCGACTTCTACATTCCCAAGCACGAGATCATCTTCGAAGCGCTGCTCTCGCTCTACTCGCACGGCGAGCCCACCGACGTCATCGCGGTCACGGACGAGCTCATCAAGCAGGGAGAGCTCCAGCGCGCCGGCGGCGCGGACTACCTGCACACGCTGACTTCACTTGTCCCCACCGCCGCGAATGCCGGCTTCTACGCATCGATCGTCGCCGAGCGTGCGCTGCTTCGCCGCCTGGTCGAAGCGGGCACGCGCATCGTTCAGATGGGCTACTCGGGCGAGGGTGAGGTACTAGACCTCGTCAACAACGCCCAGGCGGAGATCTACTCCGTCACAGGCAATGAGAGCGCCGAGGACTACGTTCCGCTCACTACCGCTGTCGACGCGGCCATCGACGAGATCGAGGCGGCCAAGAACCGCGACGGGTCGATGACGGGTGTTCCGACCGGATTCTCTGGGCTCGACCAGCTCACGAACGGTCTGCATCCCGGGCAGATGATCATCATCGCCGCGCGCCCGGCTCTCGGTAAGTCGACGCTCGCCCTCGACTTCGCTCGCGCCGCAGCGATCAAGCACAACATGCCCACCATCTTCTTCTCGCTCGAGATGGGGCGAAGCGAGATCGCCATGCGCCTCATGTCGGCCGAAGGCTCGGTCCCGCTGCAGAACATGCGTAAGGGAACGCTCGACGCCCGCGACTGGACGACGATCGCGTCCATTCGCGGGAAGATCAATGACGCCCCGCTCTACATCGATGATTCGCCGAACATGACCCTCGTTGAGATTCGCGCCAAATGCCGTCGGCTCAAGCAGCGTGTCGGGCTCAAGATGGTCGTCATCGACTACCTTCAGCTCATGACGAGCGGCAAGCGCGTCGAGAGCCGCCAGCAGGAGGTTTCGGAGTTCTCACGAGCGCTCAAGCTGCTCGCGAAGGAACTCGGCGTGCCGGTCATCGCCCTCTCGCAGCTGAACCGTGGCCCCGAGCAGCGGCAGGACAAGAAGCCCGCCCTGAGCGACCTTCGAGAGTCAGGGTCGATCGAGCAGGACGCCGACATGGTCGTGCTCCTGCACCGCGAGTCGGCCTACGAGAAGGACAACCCGCGCGCCGGGGAAGCCGACCTCATCGTCGCCAAGCACAGAAACGGCCCAACCGACACGGTGACGGTGGCGTTCCAAGGACACTTCTCGCGCTTCACTGACATGGCGCCGGTGTAG
- a CDS encoding Gfo/Idh/MocA family protein — MQQTRWAVLGPGVISTDFVEGLRHSEHGMLHAVGSSSPERAAAFAAKQGAAASGTYADIIARDDVDAVYIGTVHTTHVELAIRALDAGKAVLCEKPASPTLAETQRILDAAARAKRPFLEAFKNRFGPFAEAVRSLVAGGELGAPARLEAACGFAAGTRTGRLFDPELAGGAILDVGCYPVSLAVEIAAAAGLPFDAPELISSTAEHDAGVETDAAALVEFGGFEAQLSTSIVRTLDATATLRFTGGEVILPSPWGSRVDSARSLIVRRDGDEQTIEVPIVQPMAAEADAVSRALADGRCEVPEMPWSHTAAVARVLTLWRYAAS; from the coding sequence ATGCAGCAGACCAGGTGGGCCGTGCTCGGCCCTGGCGTGATCAGCACCGACTTCGTGGAGGGCCTCCGGCACTCTGAGCATGGGATGCTGCACGCCGTGGGAAGCTCCTCGCCCGAACGCGCAGCGGCATTCGCCGCGAAACAGGGCGCCGCGGCATCCGGAACCTACGCCGACATCATCGCGCGTGATGACGTCGACGCGGTCTATATCGGCACCGTGCACACGACGCACGTGGAGCTGGCCATCCGCGCGCTCGATGCGGGAAAGGCGGTGCTGTGCGAGAAGCCCGCGAGCCCGACGCTCGCGGAGACGCAGCGCATCCTCGACGCGGCTGCGCGTGCCAAGCGGCCGTTTCTCGAGGCGTTCAAGAACCGCTTCGGGCCCTTCGCCGAGGCCGTGCGCTCCCTCGTGGCCGGCGGTGAGCTCGGCGCTCCCGCGCGTCTCGAGGCGGCATGCGGATTCGCGGCCGGCACCCGGACCGGCCGGCTCTTCGACCCCGAGCTCGCCGGCGGCGCGATCCTCGACGTCGGCTGTTACCCGGTGTCCCTCGCCGTGGAGATCGCCGCCGCGGCGGGGCTGCCGTTCGACGCGCCGGAGCTCATCTCCAGCACGGCCGAGCACGACGCCGGAGTCGAGACGGATGCCGCCGCTCTCGTCGAGTTCGGTGGATTCGAGGCGCAGCTCTCCACGTCGATCGTGCGCACGCTCGATGCGACGGCGACTCTGCGCTTCACGGGCGGAGAGGTCATTCTTCCCAGCCCGTGGGGCAGCCGCGTCGACAGTGCTCGCTCCCTGATCGTGCGCCGCGACGGCGACGAGCAGACGATCGAGGTTCCCATTGTGCAGCCGATGGCGGCCGAGGCTGACGCAGTGTCGCGTGCGCTCGCCGATGGGCGGTGCGAGGTGCCGGAGATGCCGTGGTCGCACACAGCAGCGGTCGCGCGCGTCCTCACGCTCTGGCGTTACGCCGCATCCTGA
- a CDS encoding type II toxin-antitoxin system PemK/MazF family toxin: MVIAHGDVVWADFGTPRGSAPAKKRPAIVMQENWLLSSGIETVFVVPLTSNTALEAFPGNVLIPQEASGLERDSVAVVSQIGPVSREYLEPYATGRLPGYLLTRIASGIRLVTGI; encoded by the coding sequence GTGGTGATCGCTCACGGCGATGTCGTCTGGGCGGACTTCGGGACCCCGCGCGGGTCAGCGCCTGCCAAGAAGCGCCCTGCCATCGTCATGCAGGAGAACTGGCTCCTGTCCAGCGGCATCGAAACCGTGTTCGTCGTACCGCTGACCTCGAACACGGCACTGGAAGCGTTTCCCGGGAACGTCCTCATTCCCCAGGAAGCGTCCGGACTCGAGAGGGACTCCGTCGCTGTCGTATCCCAGATCGGCCCCGTCAGCCGTGAATACCTCGAGCCGTACGCGACGGGGCGCCTGCCGGGATACCTCCTCACGAGGATCGCGTCCGGCATTCGCCTGGTTACCGGGATCTGA
- a CDS encoding ABC transporter substrate-binding protein — protein sequence MAKRIITAVVAASALLLSGCAASDTTETDVTTVNFRLWDDTVAAAYKDSFAAFEEKNPNIKVNVNVVPWADYWTKLRTDVAGGTMDDVFWINNSYYGAYVDSGNLVDVGAVLGENASSAWEPSVVDQFTRNKTLWGVPQLYDAGIGVYYNKDLLEKAGIDPKKLDDLTWNPDAEKDTFLPAAQKLTLDASGKDAATKGFDSGKVSQYGTNIAYDLQAILLPYIGSNGGTFQKGDEFSFDDPKSVESVSYLVNAINKYHVAPLAADTNSNGDFSLDAFTQGKMAMFQSGLYNLKNISDAADFDWGVASIPAGPAGKVTVTNGIVAAGNAASKKQDAIKKVLAWLGTEEGNGYLASTGSAVPGVVAAQDTYFSYWKKKGVDVSPFFDVVKGNKTIPAPTGPNFSKGFEQYDPIMKEIFAGNVKPKEGLERAQAAANAAIGQ from the coding sequence ATGGCCAAGCGAATCATCACGGCAGTCGTAGCGGCATCCGCTCTTCTGCTCTCCGGCTGTGCCGCGAGCGACACCACAGAGACCGATGTGACGACAGTCAACTTCCGGCTCTGGGACGACACCGTCGCCGCGGCGTACAAGGACTCCTTCGCGGCGTTCGAAGAGAAGAACCCGAACATCAAGGTGAACGTCAACGTCGTGCCGTGGGCCGACTACTGGACGAAGCTGCGCACCGACGTCGCGGGCGGCACGATGGACGACGTCTTCTGGATCAACAACTCGTACTACGGCGCCTACGTCGACTCCGGCAACCTCGTCGACGTGGGGGCGGTGCTCGGCGAGAACGCCAGCTCCGCATGGGAGCCGAGCGTCGTCGACCAGTTCACGCGCAACAAGACTCTGTGGGGCGTCCCGCAGCTGTACGACGCCGGCATCGGCGTGTACTACAACAAGGATCTGCTCGAGAAGGCCGGCATCGACCCGAAGAAGCTCGACGACCTGACCTGGAACCCGGATGCCGAGAAGGACACGTTCCTGCCCGCTGCGCAGAAGCTGACGCTCGACGCGTCGGGCAAGGATGCCGCGACAAAGGGCTTCGACTCCGGCAAGGTCAGCCAGTACGGCACAAACATCGCCTACGACCTGCAGGCGATCCTGCTGCCGTACATCGGCTCGAACGGCGGCACGTTCCAGAAGGGCGACGAGTTCTCGTTCGACGATCCGAAGAGCGTCGAGTCGGTCTCGTACCTCGTCAACGCGATAAACAAGTACCACGTCGCGCCGTTGGCCGCCGACACCAACAGCAATGGCGACTTCAGCCTCGATGCCTTCACGCAGGGCAAGATGGCGATGTTCCAGTCGGGCCTGTACAACCTGAAGAACATCTCCGACGCCGCCGACTTCGACTGGGGAGTCGCGTCGATTCCCGCCGGACCCGCGGGGAAGGTGACCGTCACGAACGGCATCGTCGCTGCCGGCAACGCCGCGAGCAAGAAGCAGGACGCCATCAAGAAGGTCCTCGCCTGGCTCGGCACGGAGGAAGGCAACGGCTATCTCGCGTCGACCGGCTCGGCCGTGCCCGGCGTCGTCGCCGCGCAAGACACCTACTTCTCCTACTGGAAGAAGAAGGGCGTCGACGTCTCGCCGTTCTTCGACGTCGTCAAGGGAAACAAGACGATCCCCGCCCCGACCGGACCGAACTTCAGCAAGGGCTTCGAACAGTACGACCCGATCATGAAGGAGATCTTCGCGGGGAACGTGAAGCCGAAGGAGGGCCTCGAACGGGCCCAGGCCGCGGCGAACGCGGCGATCGGGCAATAG
- a CDS encoding single-stranded DNA-binding protein, with the protein MAGETVITVVGNLTADPELRYTQSGLAVANFTIASTPRTFDRQANEWKDGEALFLRASVWREFAEHVAGSLTKGSRVIASGRLKQRSYETREGEKRTTIELEVDEIGPSLRYATAQITRAQSQGGGGRSFPSSSQNDEPWAASSQSQPSADGWANPGTNYGDDTPF; encoded by the coding sequence ATGGCAGGCGAAACCGTCATCACCGTGGTGGGCAACCTCACCGCAGACCCGGAGCTGCGCTACACGCAGTCGGGACTCGCGGTTGCCAACTTCACCATCGCGTCGACTCCGCGCACGTTCGACCGTCAGGCGAACGAGTGGAAGGACGGCGAAGCGCTGTTCCTTCGCGCAAGCGTATGGCGCGAGTTCGCCGAGCACGTGGCGGGCTCCCTCACCAAGGGCAGCCGCGTGATCGCCAGCGGACGTCTGAAGCAGCGCTCCTACGAGACGCGCGAAGGCGAGAAGCGCACCACAATCGAGCTCGAGGTCGACGAGATCGGTCCGAGCCTCCGCTACGCGACGGCGCAGATCACGCGCGCGCAGTCGCAGGGCGGTGGCGGCCGGAGCTTCCCGTCATCCTCACAGAACGACGAGCCGTGGGCTGCGTCCTCGCAGTCCCAGCCGAGTGCCGACGGGTGGGCAAACCCCGGCACCAACTACGGCGACGACACTCCGTTCTAA
- a CDS encoding carbohydrate ABC transporter permease: protein MAGNVGTPLSPAVPRNPRAAASRPAGRRSERRRAAGAAYALLAPSLFGVVMFLVFPVLVVVWLSFHDWDMLSPARWAGLANYGEILGDPAFINSLLVTAFFVVIVIPVQTALGVLVASFLTRGLPGSGLFRVIYVLPWISAPLALGVVWKWILAPTDGLLNTIIGHRVEWLTTPALALPSVAAVVIWTNVGYVALFFMAGLLNIPEQLVDAARIDGAGPVSVFWRIKLPLLRPTMFFVLVTSVISVFQLFDQIYALTGGGPYTVTDAATLGRTDVVAMRLYSEAFVTFDMGHAGVIAVVLLVLLVAITIAQQLYFRKRTTYDLS, encoded by the coding sequence ATGGCAGGAAACGTGGGCACCCCTCTGTCTCCTGCCGTTCCCCGAAACCCGCGAGCCGCCGCCTCGCGCCCCGCCGGACGACGCAGCGAACGGCGCCGAGCGGCCGGAGCGGCATACGCCCTGCTCGCGCCGAGCCTGTTCGGCGTGGTCATGTTCCTCGTCTTCCCCGTCCTCGTCGTCGTGTGGCTGAGCTTCCACGACTGGGACATGCTCTCGCCCGCGCGCTGGGCGGGGCTCGCCAACTACGGCGAGATTCTCGGCGATCCGGCGTTCATCAACTCGCTCCTCGTCACCGCGTTCTTCGTCGTGATCGTGATCCCCGTGCAGACGGCGCTCGGCGTGCTCGTCGCCTCGTTCCTCACACGTGGGCTGCCGGGAAGCGGCCTGTTCCGCGTCATCTACGTGCTGCCCTGGATCAGCGCACCGCTTGCGCTCGGCGTCGTGTGGAAGTGGATCCTCGCCCCCACCGACGGTCTGCTCAACACGATCATCGGGCACCGCGTCGAATGGCTCACGACCCCGGCGCTCGCCCTGCCGAGTGTCGCCGCCGTCGTCATCTGGACAAACGTCGGCTACGTCGCGCTGTTCTTCATGGCCGGCCTGCTGAACATTCCCGAGCAGCTCGTCGACGCGGCCCGCATCGACGGCGCCGGCCCCGTCTCCGTGTTCTGGCGCATCAAGCTGCCGCTGCTGCGCCCCACGATGTTCTTCGTGCTCGTCACGAGCGTCATCAGCGTGTTCCAGCTGTTCGACCAGATCTACGCGCTCACCGGCGGCGGACCCTACACGGTGACGGATGCCGCGACGCTCGGCCGCACGGACGTCGTCGCCATGCGCCTGTACAGCGAAGCGTTCGTCACTTTCGACATGGGCCACGCCGGCGTCATCGCGGTCGTCCTGCTCGTGCTCCTTGTCGCCATCACGATCGCGCAGCAGCTGTACTTCCGGAAGAGGACGACGTATGACCTCTCCTGA
- a CDS encoding addiction module protein, protein MTLSELIEKARELAPADRVALAYELLDSVEEPEEPDPIVDAAWQKELRRRIEDIESGRVQLVDGRETMRIARERIAERRARQGA, encoded by the coding sequence GTGACCCTGTCAGAGCTGATCGAGAAGGCCCGTGAGCTTGCGCCCGCCGACCGCGTGGCGCTCGCCTACGAGCTGCTCGACAGCGTCGAGGAGCCGGAGGAGCCTGATCCCATTGTTGACGCTGCCTGGCAGAAGGAGCTCCGTCGGCGCATCGAAGACATCGAGAGTGGCCGCGTCCAGCTCGTTGACGGACGCGAGACTATGCGCATCGCTCGCGAGCGAATCGCGGAGCGCCGCGCGCGCCAGGGCGCGTGA
- the rpsR gene encoding 30S ribosomal protein S18, translating into MAGKSSGQGRKPSRGKGAKASAPAKSIRVGVIDYKDVATLRKFISERGKIRARRITGVSVQEQRLIAKAVKNAREMALLPYAGSGR; encoded by the coding sequence ATGGCTGGAAAGTCGAGCGGCCAGGGCCGCAAGCCTTCCCGCGGCAAGGGTGCGAAGGCATCCGCCCCGGCGAAGTCGATCCGTGTCGGCGTCATTGACTACAAGGACGTCGCCACACTCCGCAAGTTCATCTCCGAGCGCGGCAAGATCCGTGCTCGTCGCATCACCGGTGTCTCCGTGCAGGAGCAGCGCCTCATCGCGAAGGCCGTCAAGAACGCCCGCGAGATGGCTCTTCTGCCCTACGCCGGCTCGGGCCGCTAA
- a CDS encoding SDR family NAD(P)-dependent oxidoreductase — MDLQLENRVILVVGGTGLIGRAVVERLRAEGAVAVPASRHGEDGVRLDAGSDDSVAAALEEVLERFGEIDGLVIAAAPSAQTLDPARKSDPAQVLAAVDGKALRFVRVANAVLPLMTDAGYGRIVGVSGQNALQTGNLAGSVRNAALIIAAKNLADSAAGTGVTVNTVSPGIVSAAPSRDVRPGQGGQTSPADVADLIAFLVSPLAGTISGESIAVGHRVRGVTSM; from the coding sequence ATGGACCTGCAGCTTGAGAACCGTGTCATTCTCGTCGTCGGCGGCACCGGACTCATCGGCCGCGCCGTCGTCGAACGACTCCGCGCCGAAGGCGCCGTCGCCGTTCCCGCGTCGCGGCACGGCGAAGACGGTGTGCGCCTGGACGCGGGAAGCGATGACTCCGTGGCCGCGGCGCTCGAGGAGGTGCTCGAGCGCTTCGGCGAGATCGACGGCCTCGTCATCGCCGCAGCCCCGAGCGCACAGACGCTCGACCCGGCGAGAAAATCCGATCCCGCACAGGTGCTCGCTGCCGTCGACGGCAAGGCGCTCAGGTTCGTGCGTGTGGCCAATGCCGTGCTCCCGCTCATGACCGACGCGGGATACGGCCGCATCGTCGGCGTCAGCGGCCAGAACGCGCTCCAGACCGGCAATCTCGCCGGCTCCGTGCGGAACGCGGCGCTCATCATCGCGGCGAAGAACCTCGCCGACTCCGCGGCCGGCACCGGCGTCACCGTCAACACCGTGAGCCCCGGCATCGTCAGCGCGGCTCCGTCTCGAGACGTCAGGCCCGGGCAGGGAGGCCAGACGAGCCCGGCCGACGTCGCCGATCTCATCGCCTTCCTCGTCTCGCCGCTCGCGGGAACGATCTCTGGAGAGTCGATCGCGGTGGGGCACCGCGTTCGGGGCGTCACGTCAATGTGA
- a CDS encoding CopG family transcriptional regulator, with product MKTAISVPDGDFERYERIAARHGMNRSEFYRRAAQKLADELEGEAELTALADAAIERAGQPAEDGLFLRESERVSQEGTPW from the coding sequence ATGAAGACGGCGATCTCTGTTCCCGATGGTGACTTCGAGAGATACGAGCGAATCGCGGCGCGACACGGTATGAACCGATCCGAGTTCTATCGTCGTGCCGCGCAGAAGCTCGCCGACGAACTTGAGGGGGAAGCGGAGCTCACAGCGCTCGCCGACGCGGCGATAGAACGTGCGGGCCAGCCGGCCGAGGATGGTCTGTTCCTTCGCGAATCGGAGCGCGTGTCCCAAGAAGGAACACCGTGGTGA
- a CDS encoding carbohydrate ABC transporter permease, giving the protein MTSPDSAVRRRAPRGRLGTAGVYLTLVIAAVLTLAPFAFSVLTALTSPGQFAREGALSLPAPPTLQNLTEVLGGGHGLGRALGVTVAMTGVILVLQLSFSIMAAYAFARIQFPGRAALFWLYLSGLMVPSVVLVVPLYLMMVESGLRNTFWGLVLPFMFASPYAIFLLREYFRGIPQDLIDAARLDGAGHFRIMTGIVVPLSRPIIATLALITVVTQWNSFLWPLVVTTGDTWGVITVATASLQSQHTSNWTLVMAATTLAVVPLLVLFLIFQKQIVRSITITGFK; this is encoded by the coding sequence ATGACCTCTCCTGATTCCGCGGTGCGTCGCCGTGCGCCGCGCGGGCGGCTCGGAACGGCCGGCGTTTACCTCACGCTCGTCATCGCCGCCGTGCTGACGCTCGCCCCGTTCGCCTTCAGCGTGCTGACGGCGCTCACCTCGCCCGGCCAGTTCGCGCGGGAGGGCGCGCTGAGCCTGCCCGCGCCGCCGACGCTGCAGAACCTCACCGAGGTGCTCGGCGGCGGTCACGGGCTGGGCCGGGCGCTCGGCGTCACCGTCGCGATGACCGGCGTCATCCTCGTACTGCAGCTGAGTTTCTCGATCATGGCGGCATATGCCTTCGCGCGCATACAGTTTCCCGGCCGGGCGGCGCTGTTCTGGCTGTACCTCTCCGGGCTCATGGTGCCGAGCGTCGTGCTCGTCGTGCCGCTGTACCTGATGATGGTCGAATCCGGCCTGCGCAACACATTCTGGGGTCTCGTTCTCCCGTTCATGTTCGCGAGCCCGTATGCGATATTCCTGCTCAGGGAGTACTTCCGGGGCATCCCGCAAGACCTCATCGACGCCGCTCGGCTCGACGGAGCCGGGCATTTCCGAATCATGACGGGTATCGTTGTTCCGTTGTCGCGGCCGATCATCGCGACCCTCGCCCTCATCACCGTCGTCACGCAGTGGAACAGTTTCCTCTGGCCGCTCGTGGTGACGACAGGGGACACGTGGGGAGTGATCACGGTTGCGACTGCTAGCCTCCAGTCGCAACACACCAGCAACTGGACGCTCGTGATGGCGGCCACGACGCTCGCCGTCGTCCCCCTCCTGGTCCTGTTCCTGATCTTCCAAAAGCAGATCGTGCGATCCATCACCATCACTGGTTTCAAGTAG
- the rpsF gene encoding 30S ribosomal protein S6, which translates to MTHQYELMVILDPEIDERTVAPSLDKFLNVIRNDGGTIDNVDIWGRRRLAYEINKKSEGIYAVVDFTATSEATQELDRQLKLSEAVMRTKVLRAEEAIALVASEAKRAEAKAARKASKGA; encoded by the coding sequence GTGACGCATCAGTACGAACTCATGGTCATCCTCGACCCGGAGATTGACGAGCGCACGGTTGCACCGAGCCTCGACAAGTTCCTCAACGTCATCCGCAACGATGGTGGAACCATCGACAACGTGGACATCTGGGGACGCCGTCGCCTGGCCTACGAGATCAACAAGAAGTCCGAGGGCATCTACGCCGTCGTCGACTTCACCGCGACGAGCGAGGCCACGCAGGAGCTCGACCGTCAGCTGAAGCTCTCCGAGGCCGTCATGCGCACCAAGGTGCTGCGTGCCGAAGAGGCGATCGCTCTCGTCGCATCCGAGGCGAAGCGCGCCGAGGCCAAGGCCGCGCGCAAGGCGAGCAAGGGCGCGTAG
- the rplI gene encoding 50S ribosomal protein L9: MSKVILTHEVTGLGAPGDVIEVKNGYARNYLVPQGFATPWTRGGEKQVEQIKAARAARELATLEDAKSLKEALESTKVKLSVKAGAEGRLFGSVKPADIAAAVSEAGVGELDRRKIEIPTPIKTTGTHEASVRLREDVSATITLQVVAAK; the protein is encoded by the coding sequence ATGTCAAAGGTTATTCTGACGCACGAGGTCACTGGCCTCGGAGCTCCCGGTGACGTCATCGAGGTCAAGAACGGCTACGCCCGCAACTACCTCGTCCCGCAGGGTTTCGCCACCCCGTGGACCCGCGGTGGAGAGAAGCAGGTCGAGCAGATCAAGGCGGCGCGTGCCGCTCGTGAACTCGCCACTCTGGAAGACGCGAAGTCGCTCAAGGAAGCGCTCGAGTCGACGAAGGTCAAGCTGAGCGTCAAGGCCGGCGCCGAGGGTCGCCTGTTCGGCTCCGTGAAGCCGGCGGACATCGCCGCCGCTGTCTCGGAGGCCGGCGTCGGCGAGCTCGACCGTCGCAAGATCGAGATCCCCACACCGATCAAGACGACCGGAACGCACGAGGCGAGCGTTCGCCTGCGCGAGGACGTCTCGGCAACGATCACCCTCCAGGTGGTCGCCGCAAAGTAG